The DNA region GGAGGCGTCCGGGTCGGCAGCGTGGATTCGCGTGCCGTCGGGAAAAACGATCGTTACCGGCGCGAGCGCTCCGGGCGCCGGCGCTGAATCGTAGCCGGCGCGAAAGCCCAGCATGTTCGGCCATTTCTTGGCGGTCGTGATCCCGCCCGAAGCCTCGCGCAGCGCCCAGGCGCGATCGCCGATCGCGCCGTTGGGCGTGAGCGGCAACTCGTCGAGCTTCTCTCCCAGCATCGACTTGACCGGATAGCGGTAAAGCGCGCTGACCACTCCGACCTTGCGCCGTTCCATCGTGCGTTCCTTTCCCAGGCAGATTACCATGTGCGCGCCGCGGGGTCGCGCGAGCGGGCTACAAACTGGTCGCGCCTGGATGCGGGTCGGGCGGACGTATCGTGGTGCCAGGCGCGGCCCCGGGCGCGGTGCTCGACGCCTTCAGATCGTCCGCCTTTGAAGTGGAACCGCCTGCGGTCGCGGAAGCGCTTGGAGCTGCCGCCGGGCTTGGCGCAGCAGAGGGTAGCGCGGCAGCGGGGGTCGACGGGGACGCCGACGGAGTGGCCGCGCCGGCACTGCCGCTCTCCGCAGGAGTCGCGGCGGGCGCGGTAGCCGAAGCGCCAGCCGCGGGCGTGGCGCCTGCGGCCGGAACGTACACTGTCGGAATCGGCGTGGCAGGCCCACTCGGCGTTTCGCTTGCCGCTGGCGTCGGCTGGGACGCGCCGGCGAAGGTGGCGGTGCCGACGCCGTAGTCGTAGACCAGCGCGCCGCCGAGATAACCCTGGTACGAAACAAGGATAAGTGCGGCGACCGAGACGATTAGATAGAGCGGACGCGAGCTCGCGATGAAGCCGAGCACCTGCACGCCGATCCGCCATACGGCGAGCGCCGTGATGACCCATGGAATGATGTCGTCACCGAGCCAGGCGTGGCGCTTGAGGACATCGAAGGCGGGACCGTCGGCGGCTTTGACCGCCTTCCATACCTTGTCGGCTTCCCATCCGCCGGTCACGCTGGAGCCCCATGCCGCTCCCGCCGCCACGATCATCAGCGCGAGCGCCGCGTAGCGCAGCCACAGCCGGTTCGAGAACAGGCTGGCGACAAGGTCGGCGACGACCGCGAGCACGAAGATCGCGACCGTGAAATGGTCGATTACCGGATGGATGTGCCACTGCTGAATAGTGGCGAGCAGGCTTTGCATCCCGGACGTCCTTTGGCGAAACGGTTACCCCGCCCGCGTGCGTCGGTTTACGCCATGCGCAGCAGGCCGTGGCGGTTTTGGTCTTTATTACAGAGCGGCGCACGTCGCGCAAATCGCCTTGGGCGAAGCACGCGCAATTGTGCGGTCTCGCTCTTCGATGACGAGAAGAATCGGCTAGCGGCTAGACCGGCGGGCCGGAAGACGGAGTACCGGATGGCGAAGCTGTTGGCGAGGGCGCTGCCGACGGCGACGGGGCGACGCCGGGCGTTGGGACGGATATCGCGGCCGGCGTCGGCGCTGGCGCCACGGACGGTATGGGAGTTGCGGCAGGCGAAGCCGGGGGCGCCGCGCTGGGAGCCGTGGCGGGCGCGAAGATGACCGTCGCCGCGGTCGGGAGGCTGGGGCGCACGACGATCGTGGCGCGGTCGGTCTGAAGCGGACCCCATGCGCGCGCGCTTAGCAGGTAGTTCAAGGCGGCCGGCGGCGAGAGCGCCTCCCACCGCGGATGCCATGCGGCGGACAGCTCGAACTCATAACGTGCCTGCACGTCGACCTGCGGCAGGTTCGGCGCTTCGGCGCCGGCGACGACCGCCGAGGCGCTTGCGGCGTTGTCTGCAGGCGCGAACTCGCGCAGATACCATCGCAGCACCGGCGAGCCGTCGGCAAAGAAGACCCGCGCGCTGCGGGCTGGCAACTGACCGATCACTCGCGTGCATTCCTGCCGGGCCTGAAGGGTGGTAACCGGCGCGGTCCAGAAGAGCAGCGCGGTGCGTGCCCACGGCGCCTGGCTGGCGTCGGGGGCATAAAAGACAAAGCTGTTGGCGGCCTGCACGTAAAGTGTCAGCAGCGCGAGCACGGCGAGCGGATAACGGATGACAGTCCACGCCGGCGCGTGATGGAGGTAGTCGATCGCGACGGCGCCGAGCAACGCCATCGGTACGATCATCTGGAGCACAAGCGCCGGCGAGCGCTGCGGCGTCCAGAGATAGAAGGCAACCGCCACCAGGCTCCAGATGAGCGCGCCCGTCGCCAGGCGCGACCGCACGCGTATCGTGACCACCGCGATCGCACCCGCCACGGCCAGAATCACGAGCAGGAACTCATAGAACGCGAATATCGGCAGATAGAAATTCAGCCCGGCCCTGAAGCCCGCTACGCCCGAGGGTGCAAAATTGATGTGCGCGGCCGCCACTACCGCGCCGAGTGGAGAGCGCGTCGCAAGCCCGCTCTCGAGCAGCGCCCACAGCGCCGCAGCCACCAGCACGCCGACGAAAAGCAGCGCCTTGCGCCGCGTCCACCACACCCGCACCTGGAGCATCGCGCGCCGGTCAGTTACGGCCCGCCCGAGGCCGATTACAGCAAGCGCGGCCAACATGAAGAGCGCGGTCATCATCGCGGGCGCGGCGGCACTCGCGAGCCCCAGACCAGCGGCCGCGCCGACTCCCGCCGCTCCGGCCGGCGTCGGCCTCTCGACAAGCTCGAGGAAGGCCGCAAGGGCGATCACTGCGAACGCAAGCGCGGGAACGATCGCCGCTGTGCTGCGCGCGAAATAGGCGGCGCTGGGCGAGAGCGCGATCAGCGCGGCAAAGGCGAGGGCGCCGGCGCGCCCCAGATGGCGGCGCATCGCGAGTGCCGCGCCAATCAGCAGCAGGCCGCTAAGCGCGTACGCGATGCGTGCGGCGAAGTCACCGGCGCCGAGACCTGCGAAGACCGCAGTCTCGGCCAGTTGAACCCAGCTCAGATGAGCGCCGACGGCGGCGTTGCCATGGAGCAGGGAGAGTTCGGTGAGCGCCTCGCTCGCCTCGGCGGGATCGAGCGGCCGCGCGCCGAGCATCAGCAGGCGGCTCACCACCGCCCAGCATGCCACCGCCGCCCATCCCAGATGCTCGGCCGTAAGGACGAAGAGCGCGCGCCCAAGGCGTTCGGCCGAGTGATCGCGGACCGCTTCGGGCGCGGCTTCGACGGCTTCGAACTCTTCCAGCGTGCCGAGCTCGACTCCGAGCCGCCATTCGTCGATTTTGCCCTTACCTTGGGAGGCCACCCTGCAAAGCAGCTATTCGGGCGCCGCCCGCTTGTCAACGCGCCGTGCGCGCGGGCTAAGCGATTTATCAACCGCCTGCCCCCGCTGCGGGCGACTCATGCTATCAGCCAGCGCCATGGCGGCTTGGCCGCGGCACATCGCTTGCCTGACCGTCGTGCTTGAGCGCGCGGGGCGCTATGCTGGAAAATTCGCTGTCCGGACGGCGAGCCAGGCATGAACGCGCGCAGGCTAATCAGCGGAGCGGTTTCGATACTGATCGTGGCGGCGCTGCTCGCGCTGTTTTTCAGCTTCCGCGCCCACGCCCCC from Candidatus Binataceae bacterium includes:
- a CDS encoding DUF2231 domain-containing protein; translation: MQSLLATIQQWHIHPVIDHFTVAIFVLAVVADLVASLFSNRLWLRYAALALMIVAAGAAWGSSVTGGWEADKVWKAVKAADGPAFDVLKRHAWLGDDIIPWVITALAVWRIGVQVLGFIASSRPLYLIVSVAALILVSYQGYLGGALVYDYGVGTATFAGASQPTPAASETPSGPATPIPTVYVPAAGATPAAGASATAPAATPAESGSAGAATPSASPSTPAAALPSAAPSPAAAPSASATAGGSTSKADDLKASSTAPGAAPGTTIRPPDPHPGATSL